The stretch of DNA CCGTTTCCGCTTTACGCGGTCGCTGGCGCTCGGCTATATAGGGAGCGCGATCAAGTCCGCGACTTAAGGATTAAAAGCTGATCCGCCACATCACGTCCAGGGAATGGATGATGCGGTCCTGGGACGAATCCTTGGTGATCGGTTGCAGCAGCCCGTAATCGGCCAAGACGCTGATGGACGGCGTGAAGAAATAATTGCAGCCCGCGGTGTAACGGAACTTGCCGTCATTGGGTTTGCCGGAACCGGTCTTCCAGCCGAAATCGGGATCCAGTCCTTCCATCTTCAACACCAGCTCGCTGGCGCTCCCGCCGCGGTAGTCCTCGTGCCATGCGCCCGTGGCGTAGAAGGCGAAGAATTCGGATGAGCCCGAGATGATGAGCGAATCCTTGCCCTGGTGGTTGTCCCCCGTTGAGACCTCCCCCAACAGGCGCAAATGCCCCAGCGTTAGATCGGCGCCGATTTCATAAGCGGTGTTGACCGCGTAGATGAAGTTCCTTTTGTCGGATTTATCCTCGGCGGCCTTGGTGGATACGGCCGCTTCCAGCTTTAGAGCCCGGATCGGCGAGACCGTAAGCCGCGCGGCCAGGTCCTTGGCGAAAAAGCCCGCGTCGGTCTTCACGTCCTGCTGGACTGCGTATCCGTTCTCGCTTTGCTTGCCGTTGAACACGCCGACTTCGTAGCCCACCTTTACGCCATCATCCGCGAAGCCGCCGTAGGCCAAGAGACCCAGATCGTAATAGGCATACCCCGTGGTGTTGGCGAGGAAATTATGGTACAGCTCCCCGCGCTCCACCGTATATAGCGAGCTGGAGGATTGCAGGGCCTCTTGGGAGAAGGGGCGTTTCAGCTTTCCGCCCTTGACTCCGACGATATCGTTCGCGCGCCACCACAGGTAGGCGTCGTCGGTGCCGAAGGCTTGGTTGGCCCCGTCCATCAGGAATTCGCCCCGGAAGCCGACATGCTCGGTCACCGCGCCTTCGAGGCCCAATTTGAAGCGGCGCAATTGCAGGGACAAGCGCTTGTCGGAATCCTGGTCGGATGCGAAGTCGTGGTAGAACGCCTTCAGTTGCACGGTGCCGAAAAGGGCCAGCCTTTCCAGGATCGGATTGCGAAGCTCGACCACGCCGGCCGAAGGGGCGGCGGATGACTCGGTCGCGACCGCGGCGACGGAAGGGGCTGCGGCCGCGCTGGCCGTGTCCGGCTTCGCCGTCGGGGCATTCACGGCAGCCGGCACAGGAGCGGCAGGCGTACCCGACGAATCGGCGGCGATGGAGGGCGCAGGGACCGGCGCGGATGCGGGCGCAGGGGCGGGATCGGCGGCGCGGGAAAGCCCCGCGCATATTAACAACGTGGATAGGATGAACCGCATGGGAAAACCTCCTCGCAGGATCATGTTCGGGAACGGCCGGGAAAGGTAGGTAATTCCCCCGACGCTTCGTCGCCCGACGCTTCGTCGCCCGACGCTTCGTCGCCCGATACGCCCGCCATCGCCTGGTCCGGGGACATCTCCTTCCACCGCCCGGGTTCCAGCCCGTCGAGGGTGAAGGGGCCGATGGCGTAGCGGATCAGCCGCAAGGTGGGATGGCCCACCGCCGCCGTCATCTTCCGCACTTGGCGGTTACGGCCTTCGGTCAGGGTGATCCGCAACCACGAGGCGGGTATGCTTTTGCGTTCGCGGATGGGGACGCTGCGCGGCGGCAACGCCTCGCCTTGGGGAAAGCGCTCGGCGCCCGCGGGGCGGGTGCGTACGCCCTCGATGACTACGCCCTTGCGTAGCGACGCGAGGGCGGCCTCGGAAGGGATGCCCTCCACTTGCGCCCAATACACCTTCGGTAGTTTGGCGCGCGGCGCCGCGATGCGTTCGATGAAAGGGCCGTCGTCGGTGAGCAAGAGCAAGCCTTCGCTGTCCCAATCCAGGCGGCCCGCGGGATACACTCCGGGCACCTCTATGAAGTCCTTGAGGCAGGCCTTGCCGCCCTCGGAAGTGAACTGGGAGAGGACGCCGTAGGGCTTGTGGAAGAGCAGGTAGCGCGCGGGGCGCCCTT from Fibrobacterota bacterium encodes:
- a CDS encoding pseudouridine synthase, translated to MKKPSGISKRESEGRPARYLLFHKPYGVLSQFTSEGGKACLKDFIEVPGVYPAGRLDWDSEGLLLLTDDGPFIERIAAPRAKLPKVYWAQVEGIPSEAALASLRKGVVIEGVRTRPAGAERFPQGEALPPRSVPIRERKSIPASWLRITLTEGRNRQVRKMTAAVGHPTLRLIRYAIGPFTLDGLEPGRWKEMSPDQAMAGVSGDEASGDEASGDEASGELPTFPGRSRT